One Diospyros lotus cultivar Yz01 chromosome 1, ASM1463336v1, whole genome shotgun sequence genomic window carries:
- the LOC127805377 gene encoding cucumisin-like, with the protein MGDLPKAGGFSASSLHTRMLQQVLGSRASESLIHSYKRSFNGFVAKLTEKEREKLAGMEGVVSVFPNQKKKLHTTRSWDFMGFPQKAEPGVESDIIIGMLDTGIWPESPSFDDEGFGPRPSKWKGICQSSTNFTCNNKIIGAKYYKADGKFSKVDFDSPRDSEGHGTHTASTAAGRVVKKASLVGLASGTARGGVPSARIAVYKICWSDGCADADILAAFDDAIADGVDIISLSVGSFYPLEYFEDSIAIGAFHSMKNGILTSNSAGNSGPDPETITNFSPWSLSVAASTIDRKFVTKVKLRNSAVYEGVSINTFNPKDKRFPLVYGGDVPNTAAGFDGSDSRYCIPDSLDKKLVKGTIVLCDQLNTAESQLDAGAAGTIMQDEGYEDNAYLFPLPAAYLDLKDGSEVYHYINTTRGPTATIMKSISVKDKLAPSVVSFSSRGPNPITRDILKPDICAPGVDILAAWSQATTVTGIEGDRRVVPYNIISGTSMACPHATGVAAYVKSLHPMWSPAAIKSALMTTAFPMSPETNTDAEFAYGAGHLNPAKAGDPGLVYEAGEVDYARFLCGQGYNTTLLRLVTGDQTSTCSKSSNGTVWDLNYPSFALSVKSKSAQITRVFRRTVINVGSPAATYKARVVAPRGLKVTVSPDVLEFMAVGQQQSFTVTVGGKVEGKVASGYLMWLDGVHQVKSPIVASSYS; encoded by the exons ATGGGTGACCTTCCAAAGGCTGGTGGCTTCTCTGCATCATCCCTGCACACTAGGATGCTGCAACAAGTTTTGGGCAG CAGGGCATCAGAATCTCTAATCCACAGCTATAAGAGGAGCTTCAACGGATTCGTAGCAAAGCtaacagagaaagagagggaaaaactAGCTG GCATGGAGGGTGTTGTGTCTGTATTTCCCAACCAAAAGAAGAAGCTCCATACGACGAGGTCATGGGACTTCATGGGCTTCCCACAAAAAGCAGAACCAGGAGTTGAGAGCGACATTATAATTGGGATGCTTGACACTGGTATCTGGCCTGAATCTCCTAGCTTTGACGATGAAGGATTTGGCCCACGTCCAAGCAAATGGAAGGGCATTTGCCAGTCCTCAACAAATTTCACCTGCAACAA CAAAATCATAGGAGCTAAGTACTACAAAGCTGATGGAAAGTTCAGTAAAGTAGACTTTGACTCACCGCGAGACTCAGAAGGCCATGGCACACACACCGCTTCCACTGCTGCTGGCCGGGTAGTGAAAAAGGCCAGCTTAGTAGGCCTGGCCTCAGGGACAGCACGAGGAGGCGTTCCTTCTGCCAGGATTGCTGTGTACAAGATTTGCTGGTCGGATGGCTGTGCTGACGCTGATATACTTGCTGCATTCGATGATGCAATTGCCGACGGGGTAGACATAATCTCTCTTTCAGTTGGGAGCTTCTATCCCTTGGAGTACTTCGAAGATTCAATTGCCATTGGGGCTTTCCATTCTATGAAAAATGGAATACTCACATCCAACTCTGCTGGTAATTCCGGCCCTGATCCAGAAACAATCACTAATTTCTCTCCATGGTCCCTCTCTGTGGCTGCCAGCACCATAGACAGAAAGTTTGTCACCAAAGTGAAGCTAAGAAACAGTGCGGTTTATGAAGGTGTCTCCATAAACACCTTCAACCCTAAAGATAAAAGGTTCCCTTTAGTTTATGGTGGGGATGTGCCCAATACTGCAGCAGGCTTTGATGGATCAGATTCCAG GTACTGCATCCCAGACTCGCTGGATAAAAAATTGGTGAAGGGAACAATTGTTCTGTGTGATCAGTTGAACACAGCAGAATCACAACTAGATGCAGGTGCAGCTGGTACCATAATGCAGGATGAAGGATACGAAGATAATGCCTACTTATTTCCCTTGCCTGCTGCCTATCTAGATTTGAAGGATGGCAGTGAAGTTTATCACTATATAAACACaacaag AGGGCCGACAGCAACCATAATGAAGAGTATATCGGTTAAAGACAAACTGGCTCCATCTGTTGTTTCATTCTCATCCAGAGGCCCAAACCCAATAACAAGGGACATCCTCAAG CCGGATATTTGTGCGCCAGGAGTGGACATTCTGGCAGCTTGGTCGCAGGCTACGACGGTGACGGGCATAGAAGGAGATAGAAGGGTGGTTCCCTATAATATCATCTCCGGCACGTCCATGGCTTGCCCCCACGCCACCGGCGTAGCCGCCTATGTGAAGTCGCTTCACCCGATGTGGTCTCCGGCAGCCATCAAGTCCGCTCTTATGACAACTG CTTTCCCGATGAGTCCAGAAACCAATACGGATGCGGAGTTCGCGTACGGAGCGGGCCATCTGAATCCGGCTAAAGCAGGGGATCCGGGTCTGGTATACGAAGCCGGAGAGGTCGACTACGCCCGGTTTCTATGCGGGCAAGGATACAACACCACGTTACTGAGGCTCGTCACCGGAGATCAAACTAGCACTTGCTCCAAATCCAGCAATGGCACCGTCTGGGATCTGAACTACCCTTCTTTCGCCCTATCTGTTAAGAGCAAGAGCGCGCAGATCACCCGGGTGTTCCGCCGGACCGTGATAAATGTTGGGTCTCCGGCGGCCACCTACAAGGCCAGAGTGGTGGCACCGCGGGGGCTGAAGGTGACGGTTTCGCCGGACGTACTGGAGTTCATGGCAGTTGGGCAGCAACAGAGCTTCACGGTGACAGTTGGGGGGAAGGTGGAGGGGAAGGTGGCGTCTGGTTATTTAATGTGGCTTGATGGGGTGCATCAAGTGAAGAGCCCCATTGTTGcttcttcttattcttaa